A stretch of the Paenibacillus dendritiformis genome encodes the following:
- a CDS encoding ABC transporter ATP-binding protein, with amino-acid sequence MGTLRDRATELIMYFHNILRLYSKIWRFDKIYIVNTVFIIAVKALHPFNSILFLKLIVDELTASARWTHALLYILLMCFIELTLRAIDGVFWTYEQKKILQFKTMFLQEINRKTMSLSFHQIEDSQIMDDRQKAMEIFYPGQAQFMDLKNTIIDSKQLISNTIQFLGVIGILVTLEPSIFVILLLTYLLSVILHTIAADQEFNVWSHSLVNIGRRIGYFQELSTDFAYAKEMRINQLGPWIVDKMNYYFNHMKKDVTKAVNAFTAMGMIANTLQVLVNGSVYLFIGWLAFKEAISLAEVVVYITSLGVFASALSGISSCIISLQKAGMHLSTYFHYLHTASSHEPDPAATEAAELELDAEQLDIEFINVWFKYPQQEHYTIKNLNLTIFPHEKLAIVGENGAGKTTLIKLLLRLYKPTKGKILINGTDINRIPFDAYMNLVTAVFQDFNILQFSLRENIVFDREAKEADISGIINDLSLGKTIGQLPKGIHTELGRLFSQEGIELSGGQQQKLAIARALYKNSPFIILDEPTAMLSPKAEYEIYSNFAGLTKDKTTVYISHRMSSCRFCHRIAVMRAGELVELGNHEQLMREQGEYYKLYTTQAEFYRSLESQPS; translated from the coding sequence TTGGGAACATTACGGGATAGAGCCACAGAGCTAATCATGTATTTCCATAACATTTTACGTCTCTACAGCAAGATATGGAGATTCGACAAAATTTACATTGTGAATACGGTGTTCATCATCGCGGTCAAAGCGCTGCATCCCTTTAACAGCATCCTTTTCTTAAAACTTATTGTTGATGAGTTAACGGCGAGCGCAAGATGGACGCACGCGCTTCTGTATATTCTTCTGATGTGCTTCATTGAATTGACGCTGCGCGCCATAGATGGCGTCTTTTGGACATACGAGCAGAAGAAAATACTCCAATTTAAAACGATGTTCCTGCAAGAAATCAATCGAAAAACGATGTCTTTATCCTTCCACCAAATCGAAGACTCCCAAATCATGGACGACAGACAAAAGGCGATGGAAATTTTTTATCCCGGGCAAGCCCAATTCATGGATTTAAAAAACACGATTATCGATTCCAAACAGCTCATCTCCAACACCATTCAGTTTCTTGGCGTCATCGGCATCCTGGTCACGCTCGAACCCTCTATTTTCGTCATCCTGCTTCTGACCTATCTGCTTAGCGTGATCTTGCATACGATTGCGGCAGATCAGGAATTCAACGTGTGGAGCCATTCTCTCGTCAATATCGGACGCCGCATCGGTTACTTTCAAGAGCTCTCCACCGATTTCGCGTACGCCAAGGAAATGAGAATCAACCAATTGGGTCCGTGGATCGTGGATAAGATGAATTACTATTTCAACCACATGAAAAAGGATGTAACGAAAGCAGTCAACGCATTTACGGCGATGGGCATGATTGCAAATACATTGCAGGTTCTCGTGAACGGATCGGTCTATTTGTTTATCGGCTGGCTCGCTTTTAAAGAAGCCATTTCGTTGGCGGAGGTTGTCGTGTACATCACCAGCTTGGGCGTCTTTGCATCCGCTTTGTCCGGCATCTCATCCTGCATCATTTCCCTGCAAAAAGCCGGCATGCATCTATCCACCTACTTTCATTATTTGCATACCGCTTCTTCCCATGAACCGGATCCGGCGGCAACGGAGGCTGCGGAGCTCGAACTCGACGCGGAACAGCTCGACATCGAATTTATCAATGTATGGTTTAAATATCCGCAGCAAGAGCACTATACGATTAAAAATTTGAATCTCACCATCTTCCCCCATGAAAAATTAGCCATCGTCGGTGAAAATGGCGCCGGCAAAACAACGCTGATCAAGCTGCTGCTGCGGTTGTATAAGCCGACAAAAGGAAAAATCTTGATCAATGGAACAGACATCAACCGAATCCCCTTTGACGCTTATATGAACTTAGTCACCGCCGTGTTTCAGGATTTCAATATTTTACAATTTTCATTGCGAGAAAATATCGTGTTTGACCGCGAGGCGAAGGAAGCCGACATTTCCGGGATCATAAACGATCTGAGTCTTGGCAAAACCATCGGACAGCTTCCTAAGGGCATCCATACCGAGCTGGGCCGTCTGTTCAGCCAGGAAGGAATCGAGTTATCGGGCGGGCAGCAGCAAAAGCTTGCCATCGCCCGGGCGCTGTATAAAAATTCTCCGTTTATTATTTTGGATGAACCCACGGCGATGTTATCGCCGAAGGCCGAATATGAAATCTATTCTAATTTTGCCGGTCTAACCAAGGACAAAACAACGGTTTATATTTCGCATCGGATGTCCAGCTGCCGGTTCTGCCATCGGATTGCGGTCATGAGAGCGGGAGAACTGGTCGAATTGGGGAATCACGAGCAATTAATGCGGGAGCAGGGCGAATATTATAAATTGTATACGACGCAAGCTGAATTTTACCGGAGCTTGGAAAGCCAACCTTCATGA
- a CDS encoding ACP S-malonyltransferase, with protein sequence MSERRKTACLFGGQGSQYIGMGKEFYDEDEDCRHLFNIASEVMGYDMAELCFYGEEETFRHEIYSLPSMLTIDLCAFTLAVKRGFSFQALAGFSLGEYAALAAAQVVSVRDSFEMVKQLVAASHSVLREGSYTMAAVNLPAEMCDMICANIHSGYIRVANYSSHKQVTLAGNRKGLEAFRQIADEVGAKVMPINVNRPFHCKLMEPAAAIYKEEIQSVPFADPIIPVYMNVTGQIEADAAQIKENVVKQLYSPVLWVNTLENMHRAGVEQYVECGLRSVLCRMARDTLGITREQTVFLRAG encoded by the coding sequence ATGAGCGAGAGAAGGAAGACCGCATGTCTCTTTGGCGGGCAGGGGTCCCAATATATCGGGATGGGCAAGGAGTTTTATGATGAAGATGAAGATTGCCGCCATTTATTTAACATAGCCAGCGAAGTGATGGGCTACGATATGGCGGAATTATGTTTTTACGGAGAAGAAGAGACATTTCGGCATGAAATCTATTCTCTCCCGAGCATGCTCACGATTGATTTATGCGCATTCACGCTGGCCGTCAAGAGAGGATTTTCTTTTCAGGCTCTGGCCGGCTTCTCGCTCGGCGAATATGCCGCCTTGGCGGCGGCGCAAGTGGTCTCTGTGCGCGATTCGTTCGAGATGGTCAAGCAATTGGTCGCAGCCTCCCATTCCGTGCTGCGGGAAGGCTCTTACACTATGGCGGCGGTCAATCTCCCGGCCGAGATGTGCGATATGATCTGCGCCAATATACACAGCGGCTACATCAGAGTGGCGAATTACAGTTCCCATAAGCAAGTGACTTTAGCCGGCAACCGGAAAGGGCTCGAGGCTTTCCGTCAGATTGCCGACGAAGTCGGAGCCAAGGTGATGCCGATTAACGTCAACCGGCCCTTTCATTGCAAGCTGATGGAGCCTGCCGCGGCCATTTATAAGGAAGAAATCCAAAGCGTCCCGTTCGCTGATCCGATCATTCCCGTCTATATGAATGTGACCGGCCAAATTGAGGCCGATGCCGCTCAAATCAAAGAGAATGTAGTAAAACAGCTATATTCGCCCGTCTTGTGGGTGAATACACTGGAAAATATGCATAGGGCCGGCGTGGAACAATATGTGGAATGCGGGCTGCGAAGCGTGCTGTGCCGAATGGCCAGAGATACGCTGGGAATTACGAGAGAGCAGACGGTGTTTTTACGCGCGGGCTAA
- a CDS encoding non-ribosomal peptide synthetase, with the protein MARKVPHSTAIACKEEKITYAELRTKVNSLAAGLRREKVKKQDIVALRMRRSIDVIAGLLAVLKVGAAYLPIDPEYPERRQQDMLADSRASFLLTHSGMEAAAEHAKVLYVDALCSPAPQEHEEGYEEPAADDLAYIIYTSGSTGRAKGVMIEHKSVVNFFDGMAECIDFSEGKKILALTTISFDIFVLEALLPLTRGLTVVMADEEMQKNPRLLAEFIRHHEIDMLQTTPSMMRLLAGQNKEQFECLRGLKEIMIGGEAFPQALLDHMRRKTSAKIYNLYGPTETTIWSTVSDVTRKNKMDIGKPILNTQVYVMDDRNHMVPAGEEGELCIGGSGLARGYLHRPELTAERFVPNPLVPGERVYKTGDRAKLLPDGNLQYLGRIDTQVKIRGHRIELEEVESALMEHPSIQQAAVASSQDKDGNNYLCAYFIADHDLSPGGLREFLSRSLPESMIPSYFIRLEHMPYTLNGKIDRKALPFPEKIQIAHGGLLPDEAGEETDIISKIKAILRANMEVAPPFEEIGPHHHLSDLGIHSISFIKMIVAIESAFDFEFANEDIDAAKYVTVQDLVAYVESKTSMKN; encoded by the coding sequence ATGGCCCGTAAAGTCCCTCACTCTACCGCCATTGCGTGCAAGGAAGAAAAGATTACATATGCTGAATTAAGGACGAAAGTGAATTCGCTTGCCGCCGGTTTACGAAGGGAAAAGGTGAAAAAGCAGGACATCGTTGCCCTTAGGATGAGGAGATCCATTGACGTGATAGCCGGCCTGCTGGCCGTGCTCAAGGTTGGGGCCGCCTATCTTCCCATTGATCCGGAATACCCGGAACGGCGGCAGCAGGATATGCTGGCCGACAGCCGTGCCTCCTTCTTATTGACCCATTCAGGGATGGAGGCTGCAGCGGAGCATGCCAAAGTATTATACGTTGATGCGCTATGCTCGCCCGCCCCTCAGGAACATGAAGAGGGATACGAGGAACCGGCCGCGGATGATCTGGCTTATATCATTTATACATCGGGGTCGACCGGCCGGGCGAAAGGCGTCATGATCGAGCACAAGTCGGTTGTCAATTTTTTTGACGGGATGGCCGAATGCATTGATTTTTCGGAAGGGAAGAAGATCCTCGCCTTAACGACAATCTCATTTGATATTTTTGTGCTGGAAGCGCTGCTTCCCTTGACCAGAGGATTGACGGTCGTTATGGCCGATGAAGAGATGCAAAAAAATCCGAGATTGCTCGCTGAGTTTATACGGCATCACGAAATTGACATGCTGCAAACCACCCCATCCATGATGCGGCTATTAGCAGGCCAAAATAAAGAGCAGTTCGAATGTCTTCGCGGCTTGAAGGAAATCATGATCGGCGGGGAAGCTTTTCCCCAAGCCTTATTGGACCATATGAGAAGGAAGACAAGCGCCAAAATTTATAATCTGTATGGACCGACCGAAACGACAATCTGGTCTACAGTGAGCGACGTCACCCGGAAAAACAAGATGGATATCGGCAAGCCTATCCTGAACACGCAAGTCTATGTTATGGATGACCGCAATCATATGGTTCCCGCCGGCGAGGAGGGGGAGCTATGCATCGGAGGAAGCGGCCTGGCCAGAGGATATTTGCATCGTCCGGAGCTTACGGCGGAGCGGTTTGTTCCGAATCCATTGGTTCCCGGCGAGCGAGTGTACAAGACTGGAGATCGGGCGAAGCTGCTGCCTGACGGGAACCTGCAATATCTTGGAAGAATCGATACTCAGGTGAAAATAAGAGGGCACCGCATCGAATTGGAGGAAGTGGAAAGCGCCTTGATGGAACACCCGTCCATCCAACAGGCCGCTGTCGCCTCCTCGCAGGACAAAGACGGCAATAACTATTTATGCGCCTATTTCATCGCCGATCATGACCTGTCTCCGGGAGGTTTGCGGGAGTTTTTGAGCCGCAGCCTGCCCGAATCCATGATCCCTTCCTACTTCATTCGGCTTGAGCATATGCCGTACACGCTGAACGGGAAAATAGACAGAAAGGCGCTGCCTTTTCCTGAAAAAATACAGATTGCACACGGGGGGCTTTTGCCGGATGAGGCGGGTGAGGAGACGGATATCATTTCCAAGATCAAGGCCATCCTCAGAGCGAATATGGAGGTGGCGCCTCCCTTCGAAGAGATCGGCCCGCATCATCATCTATCCGATCTGGGCATTCACTCCATCTCGTTTATTAAAATGATCGTTGCCATAGAGAGCGCATTTGATTTCGAGTTTGCAAACGAGGATATCGACGCGGCCAAGTATGTTACCGTTCAGGATTTGGTTGCGTATGTAGAAAGCAAAACATCGATGAAGAACTGA
- a CDS encoding amylo-alpha-1,6-glucosidase, which produces MKLAFDIRTVPFSRYGSFLAVSWLPARPGEEEGVYIRTVRGGDTTAGAAFRIELVREGESLAFTSRATPGLLELESGDGGRAELCIDAADRIRLRARHVGLRLTLAGGDYDYAMERPEGRWEVNDFRNEVRFMLTPLQGRLSMDAPWRRTRCEYIAAAMEPDGTETVELLIQEYRTVWEKPAGLEAFAESAARTEAEFAAWLGKTPAVPPAYEEGRLLAAYIAWSCVVPADGYLPRPAMYMSKNWMTNIWSWDHCFNAMALIREQPALAWDQFMIFFDRQDQSGALPDFMNDKYALWNCCKPPIHGWTLSWMMERSGWIGTDQLQEVYGPLARWTEWWFRYCDDDGDGMPQYSHGNDSGWDNSTIFHEPGAVESPDLGAYLVLQCDALAEIARRLERPEEAAAWSRRADGTLERMLAHGWRDGRMTAVRTGTHEPVGEDSLIACLPLVLGRRLPQEIRAALVQALADERRFFTPHGFATESIGSPAYEPDGYWRGPIWAPVMMLLVDGLARCGEEELAAEAARRFCDMAARSGMAENFDALTGEGLRDRAFTWTSSVFLILAHEYAQPRSE; this is translated from the coding sequence ATGAAGCTTGCATTCGATATCCGTACCGTGCCGTTCAGCCGATACGGATCCTTTTTGGCGGTCTCTTGGCTGCCGGCGCGCCCGGGAGAAGAGGAGGGCGTCTATATCCGCACCGTGCGCGGCGGGGATACGACCGCGGGAGCGGCGTTCCGCATCGAGCTGGTGCGGGAAGGGGAGAGCCTGGCCTTCACGTCCCGCGCCACGCCGGGATTGCTGGAGCTGGAGAGCGGCGACGGCGGCCGGGCGGAGCTGTGCATCGATGCGGCCGACCGGATTCGCCTGCGGGCGCGCCATGTCGGCCTGCGGCTGACCTTGGCGGGAGGAGACTACGACTATGCGATGGAGCGGCCGGAGGGACGTTGGGAAGTGAATGACTTCCGCAACGAGGTTCGCTTTATGCTGACTCCGCTGCAGGGGAGACTGTCGATGGATGCGCCCTGGCGCAGAACCCGCTGCGAGTATATCGCCGCTGCCATGGAGCCGGACGGCACGGAGACGGTCGAGCTGCTCATCCAGGAGTACCGGACGGTATGGGAGAAGCCGGCCGGACTTGAGGCGTTCGCCGAGAGCGCGGCGCGGACGGAGGCGGAGTTCGCCGCTTGGCTCGGCAAGACGCCGGCGGTCCCGCCCGCCTATGAGGAGGGCCGTCTGCTGGCCGCTTATATTGCCTGGTCCTGCGTCGTTCCGGCGGACGGGTATTTGCCGCGGCCGGCGATGTATATGTCCAAGAACTGGATGACCAACATCTGGAGCTGGGATCATTGCTTCAACGCGATGGCGCTCATTCGCGAGCAGCCGGCCCTGGCATGGGATCAGTTCATGATCTTTTTCGATCGCCAGGACCAGAGCGGGGCGCTGCCGGATTTCATGAACGACAAGTACGCCCTCTGGAACTGCTGCAAGCCGCCGATCCACGGCTGGACGCTGAGCTGGATGATGGAGCGGAGCGGGTGGATCGGCACCGACCAGCTCCAGGAGGTATACGGGCCGCTCGCGCGGTGGACCGAGTGGTGGTTCCGGTATTGCGACGATGACGGAGACGGCATGCCGCAATACAGCCACGGCAACGACAGCGGCTGGGACAACAGCACGATCTTCCACGAGCCGGGCGCCGTGGAGAGCCCCGATCTGGGGGCCTATCTCGTGCTGCAATGCGATGCGCTGGCCGAGATCGCCCGCCGGCTGGAGCGGCCGGAGGAGGCGGCGGCCTGGAGCCGGCGGGCGGATGGCACGCTGGAGCGGATGCTGGCGCATGGCTGGCGCGACGGGCGCATGACGGCCGTCCGTACCGGCACGCATGAGCCGGTCGGCGAGGACAGCCTGATCGCGTGCCTGCCGCTCGTGCTCGGGCGCCGGCTGCCGCAGGAGATCCGCGCGGCGCTCGTGCAGGCGCTGGCCGATGAGCGGCGCTTCTTCACGCCGCACGGCTTCGCGACGGAGAGCATCGGCAGCCCGGCCTATGAGCCGGACGGCTACTGGCGCGGCCCGATCTGGGCTCCGGTCATGATGCTGCTCGTCGACGGCCTGGCTCGCTGCGGCGAGGAAGAGCTGGCCGCCGAGGCGGCGCGCCGCTTCTGCGATATGGCCGCCCGCAGCGGGATGGCAGAAAATTTCGATGCGCTGACGGGGGAAGGGCTGCGCGACCGGGCCTTTACGTGGACATCGAGCGTCTTCCTGATACTGGCGCACGAGTATGCTCAGCCGCGGAGCGAATAG
- a CDS encoding cache domain-containing sensor histidine kinase, with translation MARVPFLSRIPWPRRNLRVKLVGLFLGAVVLPLFTLGLLSYFKSSELLQEQFGRYGSNSVTQLQHQLDTELNHLQLMAGSIQSYLLNPARRVLYAEIPSTYGELKDQYELEDMLNALRTVKDKGIFIVTESGYFYGENSIDTSLLFAEPWWQAMPPDYNGEYWPGLYTPRHYKKADKEERVLGLVVPIRNQSGPLRNGRILLEMKADNLFGLFSSFEKDTHAMLTITNGEGRTIYRTAAAEDDRPDDMVWKTKLASNDWTIEARMPHGLFYQSTDVIRSYTAIGFVLSVLLALLLGYLFSSTVTKRIKRLKESMLLAGSGKFGTRLPVRGEDELSVLAHSFNRMAGQLEELVEQITVKERLKKEAELRAFHYQIHPHLLFNTLNSIQWKARLQGNEEIRRMLYHLTMVLEGGLDLAQELVPVRRELAVIGHFLEIQRLRYEHEFRYETDIDASLLDYVMPRMTLQPLFENIFFHAFEDGRGNIRLTIAEQGDDLVLALSDDGKGISEERRLALLGEAPDRRKKRGIGVYNVDRKFKLHFGPQYGLAVHSEPGRGTDMILRWPKRQEENLHGTDDAD, from the coding sequence ATGGCCCGTGTTCCGTTCTTGTCCCGCATCCCTTGGCCGCGGCGCAATCTGCGCGTCAAGCTGGTCGGGCTGTTCCTTGGGGCAGTCGTCTTGCCGCTGTTCACGCTGGGCCTGTTATCTTATTTCAAGTCTTCCGAGCTGCTGCAGGAGCAATTCGGGCGTTACGGCTCGAACTCGGTCACCCAGCTTCAGCATCAATTGGACACCGAGCTGAACCATCTGCAGCTGATGGCCGGCTCCATTCAGTCCTATTTGCTGAACCCGGCGAGACGCGTGCTGTATGCCGAGATCCCGTCGACTTACGGGGAGCTGAAGGATCAATATGAGCTGGAAGATATGCTGAATGCGCTAAGGACCGTGAAGGATAAGGGCATTTTCATCGTGACCGAATCCGGCTATTTCTATGGCGAGAACAGCATCGATACGAGCCTGCTGTTCGCGGAGCCGTGGTGGCAGGCCATGCCGCCGGACTACAACGGCGAGTACTGGCCCGGCTTGTACACGCCCCGCCATTACAAGAAGGCGGACAAGGAGGAGAGGGTGCTCGGACTCGTCGTCCCGATCCGCAACCAGAGCGGGCCGCTGCGGAACGGGCGCATCCTGCTGGAAATGAAAGCGGATAACTTGTTCGGCCTGTTTTCTTCCTTCGAGAAAGATACGCATGCCATGCTGACGATTACAAATGGGGAGGGACGGACGATCTACCGCACGGCGGCGGCGGAGGACGACAGGCCGGATGATATGGTATGGAAGACGAAGCTGGCTTCGAATGACTGGACGATTGAAGCCAGGATGCCGCATGGCTTGTTCTATCAATCGACCGACGTCATCCGATCGTATACGGCGATCGGGTTCGTGCTGTCGGTGCTGCTCGCCCTGCTGCTCGGTTATTTGTTCTCCTCGACCGTGACGAAGCGAATCAAACGGTTGAAGGAATCGATGCTGCTGGCCGGCAGCGGCAAGTTCGGCACGCGTCTGCCCGTGCGCGGCGAGGACGAGCTGAGCGTGCTCGCCCACAGCTTCAACCGGATGGCCGGGCAGCTCGAAGAGCTGGTCGAGCAGATTACGGTCAAGGAGAGGCTGAAAAAAGAAGCGGAGCTGCGGGCGTTCCACTATCAGATCCATCCGCATCTGCTGTTCAATACCTTGAATTCGATTCAATGGAAGGCCCGGCTGCAGGGCAATGAGGAGATTCGCCGCATGCTGTATCATCTGACGATGGTGCTGGAGGGCGGGCTCGATCTCGCCCAGGAGCTGGTGCCGGTGCGGCGGGAACTGGCCGTCATCGGGCATTTCCTGGAGATCCAGCGCCTTCGCTACGAGCATGAGTTCCGTTATGAGACGGATATCGACGCGTCCCTGCTCGATTATGTGATGCCCCGCATGACGCTGCAGCCGCTGTTCGAAAATATTTTTTTCCACGCGTTCGAGGACGGGCGGGGAAACATTCGCTTGACGATCGCGGAGCAGGGGGACGATCTCGTACTGGCGCTGTCCGACGACGGCAAGGGCATAAGCGAGGAGCGCAGGCTGGCTCTGCTCGGCGAAGCGCCGGATCGGCGGAAGAAGCGGGGCATTGGCGTCTACAACGTCGATCGCAAGTTCAAGCTGCATTTTGGCCCGCAATACGGCTTGGCTGTGCATTCGGAGCCTGGCCGCGGAACCGATATGATCCTGCGCTGGCCGAAACGACAGGAGGAGAATCTTCATGGAACCGATGATGCCGATTAA
- a CDS encoding response regulator transcription factor encodes MEPMMPIKVLIADDESIVRKGLIATVDWARYHMAVVADVPNGARGWEAFLQHRPEVVITDIVMPEMDGIALAERIKAEAPQTKILLLSCHRDFEYAQQGLRIGASGYLLKTAFEDSELDYYLRKFQTELEAHPEPQPESGAAGWEAAFYAWLSGFDCGFRAELERRWAAWGLRLPCTVYAAKAEEAEYPWSGLEARLPQPSAALPCGADRRYYTVCAETGERMERILNEEKQRHASLHWHRLGPLQGMDDWLEALVKLHREAELERRYGLQPHTWPETIGQAVRLVAGDLSEPWSASDIARRVGLSRSHFSMLFKKTVGESFLSFLYRMRLDAAMDLLASTDLTLQDIAERIGMIDGKYVSKWFKRCCGVTPSQYRAEQKGESRRSS; translated from the coding sequence ATGGAACCGATGATGCCGATTAAAGTGCTGATTGCCGACGACGAAAGCATTGTCCGCAAAGGATTGATCGCGACTGTGGATTGGGCCAGGTACCATATGGCGGTCGTCGCGGATGTGCCGAATGGAGCGCGGGGGTGGGAAGCCTTCCTGCAGCATAGGCCGGAGGTCGTCATTACCGATATCGTCATGCCGGAAATGGACGGCATTGCCTTGGCCGAGCGGATTAAGGCGGAGGCGCCCCAGACCAAAATCCTGCTCTTGAGCTGCCATCGCGATTTCGAATACGCCCAGCAGGGCCTTCGGATTGGCGCTTCCGGCTATTTGTTGAAGACGGCGTTCGAGGACAGCGAGCTCGACTACTATTTGCGCAAATTCCAGACGGAGCTGGAAGCGCACCCGGAGCCGCAGCCCGAGAGCGGCGCCGCCGGCTGGGAGGCCGCCTTCTATGCGTGGCTGTCCGGCTTCGATTGCGGCTTCCGCGCCGAGCTGGAGCGGCGATGGGCCGCCTGGGGGCTTCGCCTGCCGTGCACGGTCTATGCCGCGAAGGCGGAGGAAGCCGAGTATCCGTGGAGCGGGCTGGAGGCGCGGCTGCCGCAGCCATCCGCCGCGCTGCCGTGCGGAGCGGACCGGCGCTACTATACGGTCTGCGCCGAGACCGGGGAACGGATGGAGCGGATATTGAATGAAGAGAAGCAGCGGCACGCCTCGCTTCATTGGCATCGTCTCGGACCGCTCCAGGGGATGGACGATTGGCTGGAGGCGCTCGTGAAGCTGCACCGCGAGGCAGAGTTGGAGCGGCGCTATGGCCTGCAGCCGCATACTTGGCCGGAGACAATCGGCCAGGCGGTCCGCCTCGTCGCCGGCGACCTGAGCGAGCCGTGGTCGGCCAGCGACATCGCCCGCCGCGTAGGCTTGAGCCGCAGCCATTTCAGCATGCTGTTCAAAAAGACCGTCGGCGAGAGCTTTCTGTCCTTTCTATACCGGATGCGGCTCGATGCCGCGATGGATCTGCTCGCATCGACCGATCTGACGCTGCAGGACATCGCGGAGCGCATCGGCATGATCGACGGAAAGTATGTCAGCAAATGGTTCAAACGCTGCTGCGGAGTCACGCCGTCGCAATACCGGGCCGAACAGAAAGGCGAATCGCGCAGGTCATCTTGA
- a CDS encoding ABC transporter substrate-binding protein, whose amino-acid sequence MTKKRLLTAVLAAALAIALGGCGASGSGEGGEAGGQKVLRFATWDTGDSLKVQEDIAKAFEKAHPGVKVQVEPYADGFDQKLAASFGAGNPPDVMLMWDFPTYHANLEPLDEYMKKDENLGLDDIYDSLFHYVKVDGQTYGLPSGFTTRAMYYNKKLFDEAGIPYPKDGWTWDEFKDIAKQLSHPEKKQYGFGLRATNDPYDLQGIVWSNGGSFVSEDGSRIEGFMNGPETAGAIQLFGDLLKEKAATLVGGKNQMSGEDVFKAGKIAMWESGVWPLDGFKEAQVDFGTVEMPAFPGKPVKGIVALSAVSVAKQSKQKELAWEFTKYFISNEAIHMRSNSDLPIRKSIVQEKKFDQDPLYAPFYAMLERSDTTPSFLLNKNWKLVNRYLSTAIDSVMLGQDAKTVLDRAVEDASKYVNQ is encoded by the coding sequence ATGACAAAAAAACGCTTGTTGACAGCGGTGCTGGCCGCGGCGCTGGCCATTGCGCTGGGGGGATGCGGCGCTTCGGGCTCCGGCGAGGGCGGGGAGGCCGGCGGACAGAAGGTGCTTCGCTTCGCGACCTGGGATACCGGAGACAGCCTGAAGGTCCAGGAGGATATCGCCAAGGCGTTCGAGAAGGCGCATCCCGGCGTGAAGGTGCAGGTGGAGCCTTACGCCGACGGCTTCGATCAGAAGCTGGCGGCCTCGTTCGGCGCGGGCAATCCCCCCGACGTGATGCTGATGTGGGATTTCCCCACCTACCATGCCAATCTGGAGCCGCTGGACGAGTATATGAAGAAGGATGAGAATCTCGGACTCGATGACATCTACGACAGCCTGTTCCACTATGTGAAGGTCGACGGCCAGACGTATGGGCTGCCGAGCGGCTTCACGACGAGAGCGATGTACTACAACAAGAAGCTGTTCGACGAGGCGGGCATTCCGTATCCGAAGGACGGATGGACCTGGGACGAGTTCAAGGACATCGCGAAGCAGCTGTCCCACCCGGAGAAGAAGCAGTATGGCTTCGGCCTGCGGGCGACGAATGACCCTTACGATCTGCAGGGGATCGTCTGGAGCAACGGCGGCAGCTTCGTGAGCGAGGACGGCAGCCGGATCGAAGGGTTCATGAACGGGCCCGAGACGGCGGGCGCGATTCAGCTGTTCGGCGACCTGCTGAAGGAGAAGGCGGCTACGCTGGTCGGCGGCAAAAATCAGATGAGCGGGGAAGATGTGTTCAAGGCCGGCAAAATCGCCATGTGGGAAAGCGGCGTCTGGCCGCTGGACGGGTTCAAGGAAGCGCAGGTCGATTTCGGCACGGTCGAGATGCCGGCATTTCCGGGCAAGCCGGTCAAGGGCATCGTCGCCCTGAGCGCCGTCTCGGTCGCGAAGCAGTCGAAGCAGAAGGAGCTTGCCTGGGAGTTCACCAAATACTTCATCTCGAATGAAGCGATTCATATGCGCAGCAATTCGGACCTGCCGATCCGCAAGAGCATCGTCCAGGAGAAGAAATTCGACCAGGATCCGCTGTATGCGCCGTTCTACGCGATGCTGGAACGGTCCGACACGACCCCGTCCTTCCTGCTCAACAAGAACTGGAAGCTGGTCAACCGCTATTTGTCGACGGCCATTGACTCGGTCATGCTCGGCCAGGATGCGAAGACGGTGCTCGACCGGGCGGTGGAGGATGCCTCGAAATATGTCAATCAATAA